In Longimicrobiaceae bacterium, one genomic interval encodes:
- a CDS encoding TPM domain-containing protein, whose protein sequence is MRLRFRARAALPALALALALHPPGAHAQRHRRTHPHTDTPPQLPAALDTFVNDYAGLLTPEDRDGIRATLSRVRRETGVQATVLTIGSPRDYPAGDMALEPFATRVFNAWGVGDSLRSNGILVLVALHERAVRVELGSSYPPGMEGRMREVVDGTILPRFREGDYSAGIREGVDSVLAATAVTEPVRTAAGVVHDPPEGVASPAVVGILAAVLIAAAGIAFTMWSAERPDCRYCTGCGGKMRPLPEPARTEALSAGQKKEEEIGSVAHTVWGCACGRHETTSAVRDDRWTACPECAARTLAISRRVLVQPAGGVSGVSEVTQVCRSCGLHTRDVVPVMYTSSYGYGSHHHHGSSGGSSSSSGGGGGGGGGGSSFGGGSSSGGGASGSW, encoded by the coding sequence ATGCGACTTCGCTTCCGCGCCCGCGCGGCGCTTCCCGCGCTGGCACTCGCGCTCGCGCTTCACCCGCCCGGCGCGCACGCGCAGCGGCACCGGCGCACGCACCCGCACACGGACACGCCGCCCCAGCTTCCCGCCGCGCTCGACACCTTCGTGAACGACTATGCGGGCCTGCTCACGCCCGAGGACCGCGACGGCATCCGCGCCACGCTCTCGCGCGTGCGGCGGGAGACGGGCGTGCAGGCGACGGTGCTCACCATCGGCTCGCCGCGCGACTACCCGGCGGGCGATATGGCGCTGGAGCCGTTCGCCACGCGGGTGTTCAACGCGTGGGGCGTGGGCGATTCGCTGCGCAGCAACGGCATCCTGGTGCTGGTCGCGCTCCACGAGCGCGCCGTGCGGGTGGAGCTGGGCTCGTCGTACCCGCCGGGGATGGAGGGGAGGATGCGGGAGGTGGTCGACGGCACCATCCTGCCGCGCTTCCGCGAGGGCGACTACAGCGCGGGCATCCGCGAGGGGGTGGATTCGGTGCTGGCCGCCACCGCCGTCACGGAGCCGGTGCGCACGGCGGCGGGCGTGGTCCACGATCCGCCGGAGGGGGTCGCGTCGCCGGCGGTGGTCGGCATCCTGGCCGCGGTGCTGATCGCGGCTGCGGGGATCGCGTTCACCATGTGGTCTGCCGAGCGGCCGGACTGTCGCTACTGCACGGGCTGCGGCGGCAAGATGCGCCCGCTGCCGGAACCGGCGCGCACCGAGGCGCTGAGTGCGGGGCAGAAGAAGGAGGAGGAGATCGGGTCCGTGGCGCACACCGTGTGGGGCTGCGCCTGCGGGCGGCACGAGACCACGTCCGCGGTGCGCGACGACCGCTGGACGGCGTGCCCCGAGTGCGCGGCCCGCACGCTCGCCATCTCCCGGCGCGTGCTGGTGCAGCCCGCGGGCGGCGTGAGCGGCGTATCGGAGGTGACGCAGGTCTGCCGTAGCTGCGGCCTCCACACCCGCGACGTGGTGCCGGTGATGTACACGTCGTCGTACGGCTACGGCTCGCACCATCACCACGGCTCCTCCGGCGGCTCGTCGTCCAGCAGCGGAGGAGGAGGGGGTGGCGGTGGGGGCGGGAGCAGCTTCGGCGGCGGCAGCTCGTCCGGTGGGGGCGCGAGCGGAAGCTGGTGA
- a CDS encoding NAD-dependent epimerase/dehydratase family protein, which yields MKLLVMGGTRFVGRHIVEAALARGHEVTMFNRGKKNPELFPEVERITGDRKESLEPLAGRTWDAVIDPAGYLPADVRASAEALKDSVGMYAFVSTISVYTGEGGPPNEDAPLHPADFESTEITNDTYGGLKVACEQVVQEVMAGRNLIVRPGIIVGPFDYMNRFLYWAKRIAQGGEMAAPGDPERPVQVLDVRDLAAFVLDRVEAGAGGTFNLVGPAETLTMQGMLDEMRAVTGGDASVTWIPDEFLGRDDEWKKMPLWAPADDNDLFLTSNARALAAGLKLRPVADTIRDHLAADEADPPETTPPGGFDPEREAELLAAWHAEAEAPASAASE from the coding sequence ATGAAGCTGCTGGTGATGGGAGGCACGCGGTTCGTGGGGCGCCACATCGTGGAGGCCGCGCTCGCGCGCGGGCACGAGGTGACGATGTTCAACCGCGGGAAGAAGAACCCCGAGCTCTTTCCCGAGGTCGAGCGCATCACCGGCGACCGCAAGGAGAGCCTGGAGCCGCTGGCCGGCCGCACCTGGGACGCCGTGATCGACCCCGCCGGCTACCTGCCGGCAGACGTCCGCGCATCTGCCGAGGCGCTCAAGGACAGCGTGGGGATGTACGCCTTCGTCTCCACCATCTCCGTCTACACCGGCGAGGGCGGCCCGCCGAACGAGGACGCGCCGCTGCACCCGGCCGACTTCGAGAGCACGGAGATCACCAACGACACGTACGGTGGCCTCAAGGTCGCCTGCGAGCAGGTGGTGCAGGAGGTGATGGCCGGCCGCAACCTGATCGTGCGCCCCGGCATCATCGTGGGCCCGTTCGACTACATGAACCGCTTCCTGTACTGGGCCAAGCGCATCGCGCAGGGCGGCGAGATGGCCGCGCCCGGCGACCCCGAGCGCCCCGTGCAGGTGCTGGACGTGCGCGACCTGGCCGCCTTCGTCCTCGACCGGGTGGAGGCCGGCGCGGGCGGCACGTTCAACCTCGTGGGCCCGGCGGAGACGCTGACCATGCAGGGGATGCTGGACGAGATGCGCGCCGTCACCGGCGGCGACGCGTCGGTCACGTGGATCCCGGACGAGTTCCTGGGCCGCGACGACGAGTGGAAGAAGATGCCGCTCTGGGCGCCTGCCGACGACAACGACCTCTTCCTGACCAGCAACGCCCGCGCGCTCGCCGCCGGCCTGAAGCTGCGCCCGGTGGCCGACACCATCCGCGACCACCTGGCGGCGGATGAGGCCGACCCGCCCGAGACCACGCCCCCCGGCGGCTTCGACCCCGAGCGCGAGGCCGAGCTCCTCGCCGCCTGGCACGCCGAAGCCGAGGCACCGGCCTCCGCAGCGTCCGAGTAG